Proteins encoded together in one Calditrichota bacterium window:
- a CDS encoding PAS domain S-box protein, whose protein sequence is MSDMRELEDRLAELEDELTSLRAINAALMSRVERSTDSAGSSFSLFESNILLQQRVQEHTKDLQKSNEKLQEEITEHKRTENELRRTQKQTRQIIDTALDAVIAFDRSWNILDWNHRAEETFGYSATTALDGLTLSSLIAPGGHDKLSHYLTSRDTEHTQTRRTLELTARHRDSHEFPVEIAVSLLHAGETPVFSAFIRDITERKLAEEARYKTLFENSPVALREMDFAGVKTYVDKLASRGIHDLREYFQQFPEAVEHCLTLVRVIDVNLATAKLLRAESKQQVHDSFGDLFRGDYVKTFVDELVSLASGKANFEMESQMSSLDGQTIFVAISVSIAPGHLNTWSKVFVSMLDISDRIRAEQEKSKLEAQIRQNQKMETIGTLAGGIAHDFNNMLSPILGYADIIADAPDDTDSVQEAIRNVVAAALRARDLVRQILTFSRQVEHEMKPIRPAPLVKEVLDLLRASLPTTVALSSKVDYQSNVIMADPTQIHQVILNLCTNAFQSLENASGTIQVRLQNITLTNEPENNTDNLHPGDYVCLTVSDTGCGIDQANIERIFEPFYTTKEVGSGTGMGLSVTHGIVQKHGGKISVDSVRGVGTSFHVYLPSIVQRDANTEDHLSRPLHGNERVLVIDDEELVAKTTGKQLERLGYKVTIVTTPSEALKQIRTAPESFDVVVTDQTMPEIPGHMLAKEISQIRPDLPILLLTGYSQVTVVEEIHSCGIHQVLMKPVSSADLSTAIRRALATKQEK, encoded by the coding sequence TGTGGAACGAAGCACGGACTCAGCGGGAAGCTCGTTTTCCCTCTTCGAGTCCAACATTCTGCTCCAGCAGCGCGTGCAGGAACATACGAAGGACTTGCAGAAATCAAATGAAAAGCTGCAGGAAGAGATCACCGAGCATAAACGGACGGAGAATGAGCTTCGCAGAACGCAGAAGCAAACACGTCAGATCATCGACACCGCGCTCGACGCCGTGATCGCATTCGACCGCAGTTGGAACATACTCGATTGGAACCACCGCGCCGAGGAGACTTTCGGCTACAGCGCGACAACGGCATTGGATGGCTTAACTTTGTCGTCATTGATCGCGCCGGGAGGTCACGACAAACTAAGTCACTACTTGACCAGCCGTGATACCGAACACACACAGACACGACGCACGCTTGAGCTAACAGCGCGCCACCGGGACAGTCACGAGTTTCCCGTGGAGATTGCGGTGTCGTTGCTGCACGCGGGCGAGACACCCGTCTTCAGCGCCTTCATCCGCGACATCACCGAACGAAAACTTGCCGAAGAAGCGCGCTATAAGACACTATTTGAAAACTCGCCTGTCGCCCTAAGAGAAATGGATTTCGCAGGCGTCAAAACCTATGTTGACAAGCTGGCGTCGCGGGGAATTCACGATTTGCGGGAATATTTTCAACAGTTTCCGGAAGCGGTAGAACATTGTCTCACATTGGTCCGTGTCATTGACGTAAATTTAGCAACAGCGAAGTTGCTGCGGGCCGAGAGCAAGCAGCAAGTGCATGATTCATTCGGCGATTTGTTCCGTGGCGACTACGTAAAGACCTTTGTCGACGAACTCGTTTCCTTGGCGTCCGGAAAAGCCAACTTTGAAATGGAATCGCAAATGTCCTCGCTGGATGGTCAAACCATTTTTGTCGCGATCAGCGTATCCATAGCGCCGGGACATTTGAACACGTGGTCGAAAGTGTTTGTGTCCATGCTCGACATTTCGGACCGTATCCGCGCGGAACAAGAGAAGAGCAAATTGGAAGCTCAGATTCGTCAGAATCAGAAGATGGAAACGATTGGCACGTTGGCGGGCGGAATCGCGCACGACTTCAACAACATGCTTTCGCCAATCCTTGGCTATGCGGACATCATCGCGGACGCTCCGGACGACACAGACTCCGTGCAAGAGGCAATACGGAACGTCGTGGCGGCAGCGCTGCGCGCCCGCGATCTTGTCAGGCAGATACTCACATTCAGCAGGCAAGTTGAACATGAGATGAAGCCAATACGACCGGCGCCTCTTGTAAAAGAAGTACTGGACTTGTTGCGGGCTTCGCTGCCAACGACCGTCGCTCTGTCATCCAAGGTTGATTATCAGTCGAACGTCATAATGGCCGATCCGACCCAGATTCATCAGGTCATATTGAATTTATGCACGAACGCGTTTCAATCTCTGGAAAATGCTTCGGGGACGATTCAAGTCAGATTGCAAAACATTACGCTAACGAACGAGCCTGAGAACAATACGGACAACCTTCATCCCGGTGACTACGTGTGCCTGACAGTCTCGGATACGGGCTGCGGCATCGACCAAGCGAATATCGAACGCATCTTTGAGCCGTTTTACACGACGAAGGAGGTCGGCAGCGGTACGGGAATGGGACTTTCCGTGACGCACGGGATAGTGCAAAAACACGGCGGCAAAATCTCAGTGGACAGCGTCCGCGGAGTCGGCACAAGTTTTCACGTATATTTGCCGTCCATTGTCCAGCGGGACGCAAACACCGAAGACCATTTGTCAAGACCACTGCACGGAAACGAGCGCGTCTTGGTAATTGACGATGAAGAGCTTGTCGCAAAGACTACGGGGAAGCAGCTCGAACGTCTCGGCTACAAGGTAACGATTGTAACGACTCCCAGTGAAGCTCTTAAGCAAATACGTACCGCACCGGAGTCATTTGACGTCGTCGTTACTGACCAGACAATGCCGGAAATTCCGGGACATATGCTTGCCAAGGAGATTTCGCAGATCAGACCGGACTTGCCGATTCTTCTTCTCACCGGCTACAGTCAAGTCACTGTAGTCGAGGAGATTCACTCATGCGGCATTCACCAAGTCTTGATGAAACCTGTAAGCTCCGCGGACTTGTCCACCGCGATACGGCGCGCTTTGGCCACAAAACAAGAAAAGTGA
- a CDS encoding YeeE/YedE family protein, whose protein sequence is MEKITTKYMNPYLAGFFLGLVLLASIFITGRGLGASGAIKDAVIVTVDAVAPEHAQASPYYGPYLEEGKDSPLKSWLVFELIGVLIGAFLSGLISDRLSFRTEGGPRISHSKRWIFAVIGGALFGIGAQFARGCTSGAALSGMAVLSTAGFVTMLAIFGTGYLVAYFFRRLWI, encoded by the coding sequence ATGGAGAAAATTACCACAAAATATATGAATCCCTATTTGGCCGGGTTCTTTCTCGGACTTGTCTTGTTGGCCAGCATTTTCATTACGGGAAGAGGACTCGGAGCCAGTGGCGCGATCAAAGACGCCGTCATTGTGACCGTTGACGCCGTCGCGCCGGAACATGCGCAAGCGTCGCCCTACTATGGCCCGTATCTCGAAGAAGGCAAAGACAGCCCGCTAAAATCTTGGCTTGTCTTTGAATTGATCGGTGTGTTGATCGGAGCGTTTCTTTCAGGACTCATTTCCGACCGTTTGTCCTTTCGGACTGAAGGCGGTCCAAGAATCTCGCACTCGAAACGTTGGATCTTTGCCGTGATCGGCGGTGCGCTCTTCGGCATTGGTGCGCAATTCGCGCGCGGCTGCACAAGCGGCGCCGCATTGAGCGGCATGGCCGTGCTCTCGACCGCGGGCTTTGTTACCATGCTCGCCATCTTCGGCACGGGCTATCTGGTGGCCTATTTCTTCCGCAGGTTGTGGATCTAA
- a CDS encoding YeeE/YedE family protein produces MGPFVPDLISNEMNLVVALFLGIAFGWVLEQAGFSSSRRLAGLFYGYDFTVLRVFFTAAATAMGGIMLLSYAGLLDTEMIYINPLWLWPALVGGAVMGVGFILGGYCPGTSVCAAAIGKIDALFFIGGIGLGVFTFGEFYPSWKSFYVSSAFGPIRIYDTLGMTAGWFAFLLVAVALIAFAVTSMIEKRVNPFAPARDFHIRRHAVAAAVAVLAGVMLITLPNRKMRIIEKVSEPEYVAEHPAEYMTADELAFRIVDREPNIQVIDVRDTASFNKFALPGSINIQTESLFGKEWNRVLAQRHVKKVMVASNVDDAVRAYHVLDEIGYRNLAVLQGGLHQFREEILTDPYDGLNGGRYDQDVADFRLQAKQTIDQLIKDMKDKPQIVAKKPKKITGGC; encoded by the coding sequence ATGGGACCGTTTGTTCCTGACCTAATCTCAAATGAAATGAACCTCGTGGTCGCTCTGTTTCTCGGCATTGCTTTCGGCTGGGTGCTCGAACAGGCCGGCTTCTCTTCGTCCCGACGGCTCGCCGGACTTTTTTACGGCTACGATTTCACCGTCTTGCGTGTCTTCTTCACGGCGGCCGCGACGGCCATGGGCGGCATCATGCTGCTGAGCTATGCGGGCTTGCTCGACACGGAAATGATCTACATCAATCCGCTCTGGCTGTGGCCCGCGCTCGTCGGCGGCGCTGTCATGGGAGTCGGTTTTATTCTCGGCGGCTATTGTCCCGGTACCAGCGTCTGCGCTGCGGCCATCGGCAAAATTGACGCCCTCTTCTTTATCGGCGGTATCGGACTTGGCGTCTTCACGTTCGGAGAATTCTATCCGTCGTGGAAGTCATTCTACGTTTCCTCGGCATTTGGCCCAATCCGCATATACGACACGTTGGGCATGACCGCCGGCTGGTTTGCGTTTCTTTTAGTCGCAGTGGCATTGATTGCTTTTGCGGTGACAAGCATGATTGAAAAGCGCGTGAACCCGTTCGCTCCGGCGCGTGACTTTCACATTCGCAGACACGCCGTCGCCGCCGCCGTGGCAGTTCTCGCCGGAGTTATGCTCATCACTTTGCCGAACCGCAAGATGCGCATCATCGAAAAAGTCTCTGAGCCCGAGTACGTCGCCGAACATCCGGCAGAATATATGACCGCGGACGAACTCGCATTCCGGATCGTCGACCGTGAACCGAATATCCAAGTAATTGACGTGCGTGACACGGCGTCGTTCAACAAGTTCGCTCTGCCGGGCTCGATCAATATTCAAACCGAAAGCCTGTTTGGAAAAGAGTGGAACCGCGTTCTTGCTCAGCGTCACGTAAAGAAGGTTATGGTGGCTTCCAACGTCGACGATGCCGTGCGGGCTTACCACGTTTTGGATGAAATCGGCTACAGAAACCTCGCCGTACTTCAAGGCGGGCTGCATCAATTCCGCGAAGAGATTTTGACCGATCCGTACGACGGACTGAACGGAGGCCGCTACGATCAGGACGTCGCTGACTTCCGTTTGCAAGCCAAACAAACGATCGACCAACTGATCAAGGATATGAAAGACAAACCGCAGATCGTCGCCAAGAAACCTAAAAAGATCACCGGCGGCTGCTAA
- a CDS encoding cytochrome b/b6 domain-containing protein: protein MKREYVYPAFERFWHWAQAILISLLGVTGFEIHGSLKFFGFRQAVQIHNFAAIAFLILISFAIFWHLTSGEWRQYVPTTTNIRAQIDYYITGIFRGAPHPTRKSVLSKLNPLQKLVYAGLKVLVIPIVVTSGLIYMFYRYPQQFEIISLNIKGLSVVAVIHTLGAFLLIGFFVAHVYLATTGGTLTSNLKAMVTGFEDLHTDDHEQMEQKAERQAEMVD from the coding sequence ATGAAACGCGAATACGTTTACCCGGCTTTCGAACGCTTCTGGCATTGGGCACAGGCAATCCTGATTTCTCTGCTCGGTGTAACCGGATTTGAAATTCACGGTTCGCTGAAATTCTTCGGATTCCGTCAGGCCGTGCAGATTCACAACTTCGCCGCGATTGCCTTCCTGATTCTGATCAGCTTCGCGATCTTCTGGCACCTCACCAGCGGAGAGTGGCGGCAGTACGTTCCGACAACGACGAACATCCGTGCGCAAATTGATTACTACATCACGGGTATTTTCAGAGGCGCTCCTCATCCGACGCGAAAGTCGGTTCTAAGTAAGCTCAATCCGCTGCAAAAACTCGTGTATGCCGGTCTGAAAGTGCTCGTCATTCCCATCGTCGTGACGTCTGGGTTAATCTACATGTTCTACCGTTATCCACAGCAATTCGAAATTATCAGTCTAAACATTAAAGGCCTATCAGTCGTTGCGGTCATCCATACGCTTGGCGCGTTCCTGTTGATCGGATTCTTCGTTGCGCATGTTTATCTGGCGACGACCGGTGGAACGCTGACGTCCAATCTTAAGGCGATGGTCACGGGATTTGAGGACCTGCATACCGACGACCACGAACAGATGGAACAGAAAGCGGAACGTCAAGCGGAGATGGTGGACTAA